One genomic region from Jilunia laotingensis encodes:
- the mnmA gene encoding tRNA 2-thiouridine(34) synthase MnmA — translation MKNIAALLSGGVDSSVVVHLLCEQGFRPTLFYIKIGMEGEEHMDCSAEEDIELAKVIARKYGLSLEVIDLHRQYWDNVAAYALEKIKKGQTPNPDVMCNKLIKFGCFEQQVGKDFDYTATGHYATTLEQDGKIWLGTAKDPVKDQTDFLAQIDYLQVSKLMFPIGHLMKQEVREIALNAGLPNARRKDSQGICFLGKIDYNDFVRRFLGEREGAIIEFETGKRIGTHRGYWFHTIGQRKGLGLSGGPWFVVKKDIEENIVYVSHGYGVETQYGTEFMLSDFHFITDDPWKDSERKDIAITFKIRHTPEFTKGRLLIEDGKYRVLSSGKLQGIAPGQFGVIYDEAAKLCIGSGEIG, via the coding sequence ATGAAGAATATAGCAGCATTATTATCCGGTGGTGTGGACAGTTCAGTGGTTGTTCACCTTCTCTGTGAGCAAGGGTTTCGCCCGACTCTTTTCTATATTAAGATTGGAATGGAAGGGGAGGAGCATATGGATTGTTCTGCCGAGGAAGATATTGAATTGGCCAAGGTCATAGCTCGTAAATATGGTTTGTCTTTGGAGGTGATCGATCTGCATCGTCAGTATTGGGACAATGTGGCGGCATATGCCCTTGAAAAGATTAAGAAGGGACAAACTCCCAATCCTGATGTGATGTGCAATAAACTGATTAAGTTCGGTTGTTTTGAACAGCAGGTAGGCAAGGATTTTGACTATACAGCTACGGGACATTATGCCACAACTCTGGAACAGGATGGGAAAATCTGGTTGGGTACAGCCAAAGATCCCGTTAAGGATCAAACGGATTTTCTGGCTCAGATCGATTATTTGCAAGTTTCGAAACTCATGTTCCCGATCGGACATCTGATGAAGCAGGAAGTCCGGGAGATTGCACTGAATGCAGGTTTGCCAAACGCTCGAAGAAAAGATAGTCAGGGCATCTGTTTTCTGGGGAAGATTGACTATAACGATTTTGTCCGGCGATTTCTTGGTGAGAGAGAGGGGGCTATCATTGAATTTGAAACGGGGAAACGGATCGGCACCCATCGTGGTTATTGGTTTCATACCATCGGTCAACGAAAAGGGCTGGGGTTAAGTGGAGGTCCTTGGTTTGTCGTAAAAAAGGATATAGAAGAAAATATAGTTTATGTCTCTCACGGCTATGGAGTGGAGACTCAATATGGGACAGAGTTTATGCTTTCTGATTTTCACTTTATAACGGATGATCCTTGGAAAGACTCTGAACGGAAGGATATAGCCATTACTTTTAAAATTCGTCATACACCAGAATTTACCAAAGGTCGGCTTTTGATAGAAGATGGAAAATACCGGGTTCTTTCTTCCGGGAAATTGCAGGGAATAGCTCCGGGACAATTCGGAGTTATTTATGATGAAGCTGCGAAACTTTGTATTGGGAGCGGGGAGATAGGATAG
- a CDS encoding S41 family peptidase has product MKIRNILLIPSLLILLFSGISSCGVDRWPEYASETKLDLWIDSVMKQEYLWYKEMPSVPLGGKYFEAPGTFLKSLLYAEKDKSYSYIDTIRNTPVPSYGFNYTTHRSANADTLYEALVTYVLPHSPASIAGLERGDWIVKVNDELITKKNEKELFESGQAMKLSLGKYEIKKVETGEGDDKKVVEKGIVTETGEIINVGPEEVVEDNPVHYSEIITTATGAKAGYLVYSHFTSGTATDKEKYNSELRKISKEFADAGITYFILDLRYNTGGSLECAQLLSTLMAPSNALGTPFAYLEYNDKQTAKNKELLFDPELIGSTGKNMNLSYGFIISSSTTSGMAGIMLNCIVPHGKYVLIGSNVACPGVTTEAFISPERTWALNPVVCTVYNSEDESGEGGSFTAGYTANESEDLTKFLPFGNKDEALLSIAIGLIDGTYPPKDDEKPKTKMSPIKSINKAHPDKVRNGTRLK; this is encoded by the coding sequence ATGAAGATAAGAAACATATTGCTAATTCCCTCATTGCTCATCCTATTATTCTCTGGCATATCCTCTTGCGGAGTGGACCGTTGGCCGGAATATGCTTCCGAAACAAAACTGGACTTATGGATAGACAGCGTGATGAAACAGGAGTACCTATGGTACAAAGAGATGCCTTCTGTTCCCTTGGGCGGAAAATATTTCGAAGCTCCGGGCACATTCCTGAAATCCCTTTTATACGCGGAAAAAGACAAAAGCTATTCATACATCGACACCATACGAAATACCCCCGTTCCCAGTTATGGATTCAACTATACGACCCACCGGAGTGCAAATGCAGACACGCTTTATGAAGCTTTAGTGACTTATGTGCTTCCCCATTCACCCGCTTCAATAGCGGGACTTGAACGAGGTGACTGGATCGTGAAAGTGAACGATGAACTGATCACCAAGAAAAATGAAAAGGAGCTATTCGAGTCCGGACAAGCCATGAAACTGTCTCTCGGAAAATATGAAATTAAGAAAGTAGAGACTGGAGAAGGAGATGACAAGAAAGTGGTGGAAAAGGGGATCGTAACGGAAACGGGAGAAATAATCAATGTAGGCCCTGAAGAAGTGGTGGAAGATAATCCCGTACACTATAGCGAAATCATAACAACGGCTACGGGAGCTAAAGCCGGTTATCTGGTGTACAGCCATTTCACATCCGGTACTGCAACGGACAAAGAAAAGTATAACAGCGAATTACGGAAAATATCCAAAGAGTTTGCCGATGCGGGAATCACATACTTCATTCTCGACCTGCGTTACAATACGGGCGGTTCTTTGGAATGTGCGCAATTACTGTCTACTCTTATGGCACCGTCCAATGCGCTAGGTACTCCTTTTGCCTATTTGGAATACAATGATAAACAGACTGCCAAAAATAAAGAATTATTGTTCGATCCAGAATTAATAGGAAGTACAGGAAAAAACATGAACCTATCCTATGGATTTATCATCTCGAGCAGTACGACATCAGGAATGGCAGGCATCATGCTTAACTGCATAGTACCACATGGGAAATACGTCTTAATCGGCAGTAATGTCGCTTGTCCCGGAGTGACTACCGAGGCTTTTATCAGTCCTGAACGCACTTGGGCGCTCAATCCGGTAGTATGCACCGTTTATAATAGCGAAGATGAATCCGGTGAAGGGGGAAGCTTCACTGCCGGCTATACAGCCAATGAATCGGAAGATCTCACCAAGTTCTTACCGTTTGGAAATAAAGATGAAGCCCTGTTGAGCATTGCCATCGGCTTAATTGACGGAACTTACCCGCCAAAGGATGATGAAAAGCCGAAAACTAAAATGTCACCGATAAAAAGCATAAACAAAGCCCATCCCGATAAGGTAAGGAACGGGACAAGATTAAAATAA
- a CDS encoding DUF4595 domain-containing protein: protein MNQIKYCLPVLLLLSIMVGCDNEPEESPEEEIRTLTVTETTGQGSEKVTTKQQFFYETGKLVQHTTTQTFTDLFCQTEYTWTVSTQIGYESGKVIVSDDAGNVSTYLMDDNGRAESCIRNEPSGNIRYYTFSYSPDNGILSGIKEEMNGKVYSEITLAPSTVAGKMTITGKVDNFGNTYIASTDNDSPGISNETSKLPWVFLAESYPLSFHEEALYANILGTPLPLLPGRLDIEGSNEVTTYSYTTDKKGYVTSCAMRTGTTRAAWSRYIEYSYDLVLSNADLRILN, encoded by the coding sequence ATGAATCAGATCAAATACTGTCTTCCGGTACTGTTACTTCTCTCCATTATGGTGGGATGTGACAACGAACCGGAAGAAAGCCCGGAGGAAGAAATCAGAACCCTCACCGTCACCGAGACAACAGGACAAGGTTCTGAAAAAGTAACTACTAAACAACAGTTTTTCTATGAAACCGGCAAACTGGTTCAACACACCACCACCCAAACCTTTACTGATTTATTCTGTCAAACGGAGTATACATGGACTGTAAGTACACAGATCGGTTATGAATCGGGCAAAGTCATCGTCTCCGATGATGCCGGCAATGTATCTACCTACCTAATGGATGACAATGGACGTGCGGAGAGTTGTATCCGAAACGAACCTTCCGGGAACATTCGTTATTATACTTTCAGTTATTCTCCCGACAATGGAATTCTCAGCGGAATCAAAGAAGAGATGAATGGGAAGGTGTATTCAGAAATCACTCTTGCACCTTCCACTGTTGCCGGCAAAATGACAATCACAGGCAAAGTAGACAATTTTGGAAACACTTATATAGCCAGTACCGACAATGACTCTCCGGGTATCTCCAACGAAACAAGCAAATTGCCATGGGTGTTCCTTGCGGAAAGTTATCCTTTATCTTTCCATGAAGAAGCACTTTATGCCAACATTCTCGGTACGCCTCTACCACTACTTCCCGGACGTTTGGATATAGAAGGAAGCAATGAAGTAACGACTTACAGCTATACTACCGACAAGAAAGGCTATGTAACTTCGTGTGCCATGCGAACCGGAACAACAAGGGCAGCGTGGAGTCGCTATATAGAATATTCATATGACCTTGTTTTGTCAAATGCAGATTTACGTATTCTTAACTAA